The DNA window GAGGGATGCTCGGTCTCATGGCGCTCGGCCTCGGTGAGGGCCTCGCCCAGGCGACCGAGCTCGGCTGCGGAGAGGAATCGCTCGCGCTTCTGTTCCTTGTAGCGTTCCACGTGGCGGCAGGGATTCGAGTTGAGGGGGCGGAGGCCCCAGCGCTCGGCGAGGTTGAACATCTTCGAAAGCAGCGCCAGGACCCTGTTGGCCTGGGTTCGCTTTTGGCGCATCTCGTAGTGCAGGGTCGAGATCTGCTCCAATTGGATGTCTGTGACCCGGCGCTTGCCGAGCTGCGGGAGGACATAGAGGCGCAGGAGCCGCTCATCGGTCTGAGCGCTGGAGGCCTTCTTCTTGACCCGGGCGTGCTCCTCCAGATAGCGCTCCGCCAGATCAGCCACGGTGGGGGCGCGGCGCTGGTCCTGCCGGACCTGGCCCGGATCGTTGCCGAGAGTGACTTCCGCCAGGACCTTCCGAGCCCGGTCACGGGCCTGCTCGATGGTCAGGACTCCGTAGCGGCCCAGGGAGAGGAATCGCTTGCGGCGCCCAACGCGGTAGGAGACCAGGAAGTACTTCTTGCCCGACGGGTAGATGCGGACTCCAAAAGCCGGGAGAGTGTCGTCCCAACGGTAGTCTGTGCCTCCCTCATAGGTGGCGGAGTCGAGGGCGGTCTTGGTCAGTCTCATGGGGCATCTCCAGGTCGAGCGGCCAGGTCCGAGATCGAGGCTCGCGCAACCAGTGCGCAACCAAAACGCAACCAGGATAGGCCGAAATCCATGGTGCAAGCTCGCTGTCCATGGCTCGAAGGCTAGCACATAAGTATAGTAATTAGAGAGACTTAAGAGGTCTTGTCGTAGTTGATCGAAATCTGTGTAAGACGCCTGTTCGAGGACTGAAAATCGCGGTGTCGGTGGTTCGATTCCGCCCCTGGGCACCATTTCAATCTCCCAAAAAGCAAGAGCTTGTGTCCGATACGAAGGTCCTCCTTGGAGGGCCTTTTTTGGTGCTTGGGCTGAAGGGACTTGGTCCGGAGGGGCTCGAGTGGGAGCGTCTCGTGGCGTTTCTGAGAACCCTAGCTACCGAGTCTCTGCGGCTCCCGAGGCCGACTCGCCTGAGGCCCCAACGCCCTGCTCTCCCTCCCCACCCTCCTCCGGCAGTCCCGCCCGCAACTCTTTGACCTGCACGTAGGCGCTGTAGCGGTCGGAGATGTGGCGGACGTAGTCGACGGTTTCTTGGCAGCGGCAGTAGCCGTAGCGGGCGCGGCGGGCGTATTCGCGTTGGGAGAGGAGGACGATGACTTTCTCGACGTTATCGAACCAGACGTCCGGGTCGTAGCCCAGCTCCCGGGCCAGGCGGCGGCCGTCGCGGACGTGGCCGTGGCCGGCGTTGTAGGCGGCGAGGGCGAAGCGCAGGCGTTCGGCGAAGGGGAGGGAGGGCTCGAAGCGCTGCATCAGCCAGTTGAGATATTGGGTGCCGGCGGCGATGGAGACCGCGGGGTCGCGGAGGTCGCCTCGGACCTTCATGTGGCGGGCGGTGCGGGGCATGATCTGCATCAGGCCGATGGCGCCGGCCCAGCTGCGGGCTTGGGGATCGAAGCGCGATTCTTGGTAGGCCTGGCTGGCCAACAGCCGCCAGTCGAACTCCTCTTCGCCGCCGTATTGCTGGAAGAGGGGGTCGAAGGGGCTGATCCGTCCGGCGTCGGCGAGGGTCGCGTTGAGGCGGTCGGTGACGAGGTTCCGGTCGCCGAAGTACTTCTCCTTGAGCACGGCGAGAAACTCCGACTTGCGCTGGCGAAGGAGGAAGGCGTCGACGGCCGCGCGGAGCTCTTCGTCCTCGGGGCGCGTCGCCCAGGCGATCTCCCGCGGTGGGCCGAGGGGGAAGGCGGATTCGATGTCGTCGCGGTGGGCGAGCTCGATGTCCAGCTCGTTGCTGTTGACCACCACCTGGTCGTAGGTGCCGTCGGCGAGGGCGTCGAGGAGCTCGAGGGTCTCGACCTCCGGGGGGAGCCCCTCGACGGCGAAGCCGTGCTCTTTCTCCAGGGCTTCGAGGCTCTCGCGGTGAGCGCCGTCGGCGTGCACCGGCACCGTCCTGCCGGCAAGATCCTCCGGGGTCGCGACCGCCTGAGGGTCGCCGGTGCGCACCACCACCAACTCACTAGCGTAGTTGTAGGGCTGGCTGAAGGCGACCTGCCGGAGGCGCTTGGGGCTGACCGCGAAGGAGGCGGCAATGAGATCCCCTTCGCCGGCTCGGAGGGCGGGGATCAGCCGGTCCGGCTGGCGTTGGACGCGAATCTGCAGGCGCACGCCGAGGGAGCGGGCGAAGCGGCGGGCGAGCTCGTATTCGAAGCCCATCTGCGCGCCGCGGTAGAGGAAATAGGTCGCCGGTGTGTTGCGGGTGAGGACGCGGAGCACTCCCCGCTGGCGGATTTCCTCCAGGTCTCCCAGCAGCGGCCCGGCGAGGTCGGCGGTGAGAGCGCTTTCGTGGAGGAAGCGGTCCGCGGCTTCCTTCAGCTGCCGTCCGTTGGGGCGCAGGGCCCAGGCGATGGGGCGGTCCTCGGTGATGGGGAAGACGGCCTCGACCCCGCCTTGGTAGCGCTGGAAAGCTTCGACCAGGTCTTCGTCGGCGATGGTGGCTGCGAGCTTTCCCTGGGCGATGCGGTAGAGCAGCTGCTCATCGTCCAGATGCTCTGGAGCCCGTTGAATGATCGGCCCTCCGTCGTCCCGCTGCAGCTCGCCGAGGCTGTCCCCGTAGGTGCCGTCGGCGGGAAGGGTAATCTCCAGGCCGTTGAGAAGGTGAGCGAGATCTTCCTCGGTCTCAACGGGAGGTGAGCCTTCGGGCAGCACCAGGACTTCCCGGACGTGATCCACCGGAATCGAGAACAAGAAGCGCTCGCGCCGGTCGGAGGTGACCTTTACCCGCGCCGCAACGAGGTCTCCGCGGCCCTCCGCCAGCGCGTCCAGCAGCTGGTCCCGGGGCCGCTGGACGATCACCGGCTCGAGCCCCAGGCGGGCGGCGAAGGCCTTCGCCACCTGCAGCTCGAGGTCGAGGGGGAAGGCTTCGGAGGCCAGCCGGTCGGCGCGGCGCGGCGGCACCAGGATGCGCAGCAGCCCGCGCTCTTCCAGCCTCGAAAGGTCGCCGCGCTCCGAATACTCGGGGGGTGGGGAGGTGTTCTCGCCGCATCCGGCGACCAGAGCTGGCAGGGCAATCAGGGCCAGCAGGCTCAGGATGGCGATGGCGGAGAGATCCCGCGGGGCGGGGCCGAAGGCTGTCGAAGGATTTGCAGGCACAGAGGGAAGAGCATATCAGCCCTTCCCGTGGGCGCTCCGGCGGCAGCCGCGAGAAGCGGTGATGCCTTCCGGGAATGGCTTTCTCTCAGGCACTGCAGTATTGTCTTAGTTAGCTTTTTCGACAAGACGATCTGTGGCCGGTGGGAGGCCCGTGGAGGCCTTTGCCATCGGGGGCACGCCGGCCCCACAGGAGGTACGCCATGGCTCACCGCACTCCGCAGCAGGCACAGGCTCTCGAAAGGCTTCACCGACATGGCCGGCAACAGCTGGCGGCTCGGCCCGCGGCGAAGACGTCCGTCACGGGTTTAGGGAGGTTTCTCGTCGAGAGCGAAGAGCAGCTCATCGCCTTGATGAACGATACGGCTCCGCCAACGGGTGGGGAGGTTGAGTTCGGGATGGTTCTCTATTGGATCCACAACGACTTGCCCAGCGACCCCTTCTTCCGCTGGCTGGCCTCCCTCTTCCCGCCGACCCAGATCACCCCGGAGGAGGTCGCGCGGTGGGAGAAGATCTGGCAAGGGCCGGGGGTGGTGGCGCCGGACGGTACTCTGGTCGGCTATGGCACGTTCGAGCAGCTCGACAAGGGCTGGCTGTATTCGACGGTGCTCTATTTGCTGACCATCCTTACCAGCGAGCTACCCAAGGCGCCCTTCGGCACCAGTCCTGCGGAGATCTCGGTGGGCTCCGGCTCGGCGCTGCGCATCGCGGTGATCGGGGATTGGGGCACCGGGGCCTGGAACGACGGCGGCACCCAGGGGCCGGCGGCGGAGATCATGCAGCAGATCGAAGCCCTGACGCCGCAGCCGGATCTGGTGATTCACGTTGGCGACGTGTACTACTCCGGTACCGGCGATCTTCCGTGGGTGGTGAGTCTCGCCATGACAGCGCTGAGCGCGGAGATCGGCGTTCCGTTCCTTTCCGACGAGGAGACTGTGCGCCTGGTGAATTCTTGGTGGTGCGGGGGCAAGGCGGGCAATAGCTTCACCCTCAATTCGAACCACGAGATGTATTCGGCCGCCCGAGGCTATTTCCACGACGGGTTGGAAGCTGCGGTCTTCGGCGCTCAAAAGAACACCAGCTATTTTGCCCTGAGCTTTCAGGATTGGGTGATCCTGGGGCTCGACTCCGCCTACTATTCGAATTCCTTCGCGGTGATGGAAGGTCGGCTGCAGGATGCGGACCACACGGAGCAGGTGCAGTGGGTGCAGAGCCTCGATCTCCAGGGCAAGCGGGTGATCGTTCTGACCCACCACACCGGCCTGACCTACGATGGGCAGCCCATCACCAGCACCGAGCCGACTCTCTGGGACGATGTGAAAGAAGCGTTGGGAGGAAAGGGACCCGATTATTGGTATTGGGGTCACGTGCACAATGGCATCGTCTATACGGCGAACGCCTTGGGCGGCACCAAGGCTCGCTGCCTGGGGCATGGGGCACTGCCGTTCGGCAACGCTTACTTCTGGCAGAACGGCCAGAAGCACGATCTGGGGCAGAGTCCCTCGGTGGAGTATTACGCCCACACTCCCAAGCCCAATCCCCACCATAATCCCCGCTGGGACAACCGCGTGCTCAACGGCTTCGCCCTCTTGACCCTGGGCCCCGGAACCCTCACCGAGGCGTTTTACGAGCAGGGGAATCCTCGGCCCGTTTGGACTGCGAGCTCCTAGTGCCCCGTGGTAAAAGTCGAGCCGCGCTCCGAGCGGCCCTTTTCCGCCGAATCTTCGTTCGAAAACCTCGCCGATACCAGCATCGCGGCGGTTTTCCGGCCTTGATTCGACGAAAAATTCCTCGCTCTCGCTGGCGTCTGACTTTTACCACGGTCTGCTAGCCGGCGCGATCTCGAAGTGGGGCGAGTCCGCGGTAGGATCCGCCCATGAAGACCAAGACCAAGGAAGCGCTCCAGGAGGCTCTCTTCGAGGCCGGATTCGTGGTGCTCGGCGTGGTGCTGGCGTTGGCGGCCAACGAGTGGCGGCAGAGCCGGGCGGATGCGGCGCAGGCCGAGGCGGCGTTGGCGACCATGGTCCAGGAGCTGGAGGGAAACCGCCAGCTGGTGGCGGATTCGCTGGCCTACCACGAGGAGCTACTGGCGATGATCCAGGGGGAGCACGAAGAGGGCTGGGAGCCTTCGCCGCGGAACTTCCCCCGAGGCTTCATCTATCCGGCTCAGCTGCAGCAGACCGCCTGGAGCACCGCCAACGCCACCGGCGCCCTCACCCACATGGACTATGCGGTGGTGGTGGAGCTCTCCGGCGTATACCAGGCCCAGGAGCTCTACCGCTGGCAATCCTCCAGCGCCGGGGAGTTGGTCTACGAAGCGTTGTTCAAAGAGGGCATCGACGCCATCGCCGCCAACTACCGCAACCTCGGCACCGTTCTCTCCACCTTCCGCTACCGCGAGCAGGCGTTGTTGGAGCTCTACGACCGGACGTTGGTGAATCTGCAGCAGGCTTCGGGCTAGCCGGCTCGCTCCTCTTCGTCCGGAAGCTCGGTGGTCCTGCCGATCCTGCCAGCGGTCAAGATCAAGCCCAACACCGCCCCCGCATTGGCCAGAGCCATGTCCTTGTGGGCGTCCCAGATATCGCCCTGGGTGCCCAGATAGGCCATTCCCAGGTCGCCGCCGAAGATCATGGCGGCGGCCCATTCGATGAGCTCGAAGAGGGTCGAAGCGGCGATCAGCAGGCACAAGGGCACCAGCCAGCTCCACGGCTTGCGGCCCCCCAGGGTGGGGCCGGTGAGCTCCCGCAGCGGCAGCGCCAGCAGCAGGCCGAAGGTGAAGTGGATGACCCGGTCGAAGTTGTTGCGCTCCCAGCCCACCAGCTGGTTGAAGGAGCTGCCGGTGAGGGTCTCGAACCAGCGGTCGTAGGGCACCTCGGCGTAGGTGTGGTGGGCGCCGATCTCGTGCAGGCAAAGGAAGAGGAAGATCAGGGTGTAGGACAGGTTCGAAAGTCGCTGCCGCCGATACAGTGCCACCAG is part of the Acidobacteriota bacterium genome and encodes:
- a CDS encoding tyrosine-type recombinase/integrase — encoded protein: MRLTKTALDSATYEGGTDYRWDDTLPAFGVRIYPSGKKYFLVSYRVGRRKRFLSLGRYGVLTIEQARDRARKVLAEVTLGNDPGQVRQDQRRAPTVADLAERYLEEHARVKKKASSAQTDERLLRLYVLPQLGKRRVTDIQLEQISTLHYEMRQKRTQANRVLALLSKMFNLAERWGLRPLNSNPCRHVERYKEQKRERFLSAAELGRLGEALTEAERHETEHPSALLAIRLLILTGARRNEILELQWSFVDFEQGCLRLPDSKTGQKVIRLGAAALQLLVEAPRREDNPFVCAGYRKGQRLVGLQRPWDRIRTAAGLEDVRLHDLRHTHAAFAAGAGIGLPIIGRLLGHTQPATTARYAHLADDPLKEAAERVSGELAAALRAYE
- a CDS encoding transporter substrate-binding domain-containing protein, which translates into the protein MPANPSTAFGPAPRDLSAIAILSLLALIALPALVAGCGENTSPPPEYSERGDLSRLEERGLLRILVPPRRADRLASEAFPLDLELQVAKAFAARLGLEPVIVQRPRDQLLDALAEGRGDLVAARVKVTSDRRERFLFSIPVDHVREVLVLPEGSPPVETEEDLAHLLNGLEITLPADGTYGDSLGELQRDDGGPIIQRAPEHLDDEQLLYRIAQGKLAATIADEDLVEAFQRYQGGVEAVFPITEDRPIAWALRPNGRQLKEAADRFLHESALTADLAGPLLGDLEEIRQRGVLRVLTRNTPATYFLYRGAQMGFEYELARRFARSLGVRLQIRVQRQPDRLIPALRAGEGDLIAASFAVSPKRLRQVAFSQPYNYASELVVVRTGDPQAVATPEDLAGRTVPVHADGAHRESLEALEKEHGFAVEGLPPEVETLELLDALADGTYDQVVVNSNELDIELAHRDDIESAFPLGPPREIAWATRPEDEELRAAVDAFLLRQRKSEFLAVLKEKYFGDRNLVTDRLNATLADAGRISPFDPLFQQYGGEEEFDWRLLASQAYQESRFDPQARSWAGAIGLMQIMPRTARHMKVRGDLRDPAVSIAAGTQYLNWLMQRFEPSLPFAERLRFALAAYNAGHGHVRDGRRLARELGYDPDVWFDNVEKVIVLLSQREYARRARYGYCRCQETVDYVRHISDRYSAYVQVKELRAGLPEEGGEGEQGVGASGESASGAAETR
- a CDS encoding metallophosphoesterase; this encodes MAHRTPQQAQALERLHRHGRQQLAARPAAKTSVTGLGRFLVESEEQLIALMNDTAPPTGGEVEFGMVLYWIHNDLPSDPFFRWLASLFPPTQITPEEVARWEKIWQGPGVVAPDGTLVGYGTFEQLDKGWLYSTVLYLLTILTSELPKAPFGTSPAEISVGSGSALRIAVIGDWGTGAWNDGGTQGPAAEIMQQIEALTPQPDLVIHVGDVYYSGTGDLPWVVSLAMTALSAEIGVPFLSDEETVRLVNSWWCGGKAGNSFTLNSNHEMYSAARGYFHDGLEAAVFGAQKNTSYFALSFQDWVILGLDSAYYSNSFAVMEGRLQDADHTEQVQWVQSLDLQGKRVIVLTHHTGLTYDGQPITSTEPTLWDDVKEALGGKGPDYWYWGHVHNGIVYTANALGGTKARCLGHGALPFGNAYFWQNGQKHDLGQSPSVEYYAHTPKPNPHHNPRWDNRVLNGFALLTLGPGTLTEAFYEQGNPRPVWTASS
- a CDS encoding DUF2238 domain-containing protein, with protein sequence MPTSQRYPWILAALFAAVWIALAIDPWYREDWALENVLVVVAVPVLVALYRRQRLSNLSYTLIFLFLCLHEIGAHHTYAEVPYDRWFETLTGSSFNQLVGWERNNFDRVIHFTFGLLLALPLRELTGPTLGGRKPWSWLVPLCLLIAASTLFELIEWAAAMIFGGDLGMAYLGTQGDIWDAHKDMALANAGAVLGLILTAGRIGRTTELPDEEERAG